GCGTTTTGTTATAAATGACAAAATTTGGTATTATtacttaaacatattttattaaatcgaaaataaataGTATACATTAAAAAAGCCtttaatacttaaaatataaattttaaaaccaatCAGCTTTAGGCAGTTTGGCCGACGATTGCAGTTTCTGCCTTATCACCGTCCAGAATTACGATCATCTGGGGTACATTGTTCCCCAGCGAATGAACGGGATAAACAACCTGCTCTTCCTCGAAATGCGGACTACCGTTATTGAAGTTCTTTTGGGTTCGTTTCTTCAGTGATGATTTTCGTTTGGTTTTACGTAAACCGTTTTGTGATGAGCGACGCTTGTTGCTAGTGCTTGACTTTCTCTGctttttgttgctgctactaCGACGCTTATTGCCACCATTGCTGACGCGACGACGACTTATTGCTCCATTCTTCTTATTTCGCCTGCGTACAGAGTTGACGCGTTGATTTTGACGATTGGCACTGTTTAGACGATTAGCGACATTCTTCCTGTGATGCGTACGACGCACGTTGTTGTTGGCCTTACGCTTATATATGCGCTTACGACGACGTACGGCACGTTCTTCGGGCACTATGCCATCATCTTCTTCCATGTCGTCAATGTCGTTGGCAGCGCGTTGTTTTCCGGCAGCTTTCTGTGCACGATATACCTGATAGTTGTGGAAGCTGTTGAGATGACGGGCTAAGCGGGCCTGAGGTATAACGATAcggaatattaaaaatatgttttataaaaaattaaatcatatgtatatcatatcaCCATTTCTGGTTGTTTCAATATGTCGGCATTCACCGCGAGCTCAAGATTTTCCGTTTTATTATCAGCGCCGATGACAGCGCCTTCAGTCTCAGCAACTTCTCCTTCACCCACCGGCTTACCTTGCTCTTCATTTGTCTTATCTTCCACCTCTACAGGCACAATGGCGGAATTTGCAGGCAACTTGGACTTAGCTGGCAATGACTCACTAGGGATCTTGTCAGCTTCCCGCTGAGGCAATTCGGGTGCGACTTCGTCATTTCTTGCCTCAACAATCGCATCAGCAGAAGATATCGATTTCTCTAAAAGGTCGTTTAtgatagtataaaaaaatactgtagTTCTGTTGCTTTCAATTAAGAATCGTGTACGTACCAGCTGTGACGTTGCCTAGCAAAGCTGCGGCACATATAAGCGCCAAGAAAAGACAAAACTTGGACTTGGCCATTGCGTGTTGAATATTTAAGAGTTAACGATACGTGTCGTATTTGCTATTCTGACTTCAGCACACGTTTAGTTGCTAAGACGTTATGCGAACAACAGACGCGCTGCTTACGCTCTTATATCGccattttatgtatattaaaataacagCGATGAGTTATAAGCCACATAAATTTCAGTTCGAAGATCACTTTTTATATGACCAATCATGTTGGTGGGTTGCTGTATGCCGCGTTATTACCATATTCCGCTAGCTGCAAAATCCGAGACTTTCTTTGTGTCTCGCTGCCATAAACACTTATCGTTTTCtctatataacatacatatttagttatTACCATTAGTTGGATGGGGAGAAAAGTATGGTTTTGACAGTTGAATGAAAAATTTACGATCGCAAGCGGTGAAATTTAGCCAAAAagaaaaaaggttataacaaaatatattattcaaaggTAAAGCTGGGCTCAAAAAGATGATACATGTAAAAGACGACGCGTAGTGATGCGATCTTAATTAATAGCTGAACTCTTTGAGCAATCTGAGCTTATTATTGGTGGTTTGGCTTTCGCCGAAAATATGATTGTAGAATGATTGAAAGagtgaagaaaaaaatgtgtgagCGTGTGcacttttttttaagaaaatagagATTAATATTATCTATAAATTTGTCTAGTAAGTTCTATTATACTTATTAAACTTAATGTCTCTTCATTACTCCTTTTCTTACGCCTatacatttttctaaatatttccaCAATCATCTTTTATTTCTCCCTTTATATTCATTCACAATAAGGAAAACTGGGTATACTATATTTtccaaaacattttatttatccgtTTATTTTTCTCCGTCAATTACATAATTCAAATAACATCGTATAGCCGTCGATTGTTAGTTAACCTATAATACTAAAATAGTTCACGTGTTGTCCATCAGAGGTATGAATCAACCCTGTAAAACTACAGGACGTGCGACACGACGATTACCGCGTCGCCGTTTAGCGCCACCTCCCACTTGATAGACGCGGACGTTATTGCGTTTGTTGCTAACACGGCGACGACGATTGCCTCCACGGCGACGACGCTTACCGCCACCACGACGCACCACATTGCGCCGCGAACCCTTGCGACGACGCCGCACTACGACACGATTGGCACGTGCCTCTTCGTTATCGGTCGTCGATCCTTCCATTAGTGCGACAACGCTGCCATTTGGTATGGCTTCGAGTGCAGCACGCGGCACCAGTAGTGCAGTCTTGCCAGTCTTCTCGTCCACCACACTTTGTCCTTCGATTTCAATAATGCCATCGGGTACCATAATAGCACCGGCATGTTCGCGCGATACCATCATATTCGTTGGTTTAGCATTCTTCAATACGAGTTGTGCATTCAATTGACTGACACGTTTGTCATCGGTGCTGATAACGGCACCTTGATTTTTCAATTGACTACGCAGGCGTGGTGTGTGTGGTGCACGTGAACGCAGGTATACCAAATTATTATTGATATCGTTTTCATCGTTCAAATTATCCGCATCATCATCATCTGCGTTGTACTCGAAATCGTCGTCATCATCATCGTTAACTTCTACATTATTGTTGCGTACAATATCATCATCTTCGTCGTCTTCATCATTTGCTGCATTTGCATTGTTGGACTCGTCCTCCTCAAAATCGTCTTCATCATCATTACTGTCAGCGTCGTTTTCGAATTTGGTTGTTTTATGTGCAGCTTCTTCTTCATCATCGTCATCCTCGATCTCTACAACTTTAAATCCTTGAACCTCATGTCCATTACCGTTAGCACGTGGCACGGTGAGAAAGAGATACGGATGATTTGGCGCGGCGACGGCAGCGCCCGAACGTAATTGTTTCTGTACAACTTGCTGTTGTAGTCCTTTGCGGGGTTCTGTGGATGTGTAAAATTGTGTTGTAGTaagttctaaaatatattttctgaaaattattagGCGTCCCTACGTTATCCTACTATACGTTTCAATAGAATGACGGAATTAGAAAACACATCAACTTCAACATCAAAAAGCTCTATCTATCAATTCGTCTAAAATCCGTCTATATAGGTTTTAAAATCTTGGAACTGAGATATTTTGTCCGTTTTTCCGTGAAGGTTTCTTAGAAGTCTGACTAACTATCTTCAATAAGAAATATCtagctgaaaaaaatatttcataacctcaaatttctgttactattttttattgttaattttcttATACTTTTAGATCAGAAGCACTGTTTTGATATATACAAGCTTGTATTCTTATTTATCTCATTTCGCACAAAATTTGTTACCTtcactaaattttttcaaatatgaaaGGCTATGACAGTTCCTAATTACTTCTAAATTTCTCGTTATGACTTAAGTCGGGTAATtaatttcacaaataaagaaaattcgGGTTTCCCCGCCTCTGATACGCACCTGCACACACCAATGCCACAAAGAGCAGCACTGCTGCAACACTTGCTGCTGCCTTCAACATGCTGATGTACTATCGACTTATGCGATCAATCAATCAATCGGTTTAATTTATGATAAATATCAGACAACAATCGCGAAACCAACAAAAAGTGTCCTAATTGTAAGCAATGTCCAGCAGAACTGTAGAGAACACATTGATCGCTTTACGTTTTTATGCAAAACCCAGCTGTGAGCTAGCGGTGCTGAAAGAATACACAGGTAATGGCCAAGAATGGTCAAAGAACCAAATTGATCCGCAGAGCTTGAAGCGCAGTAAgaataaaaaaggaaataaatagGTAAAGAAGTATAGATATGAAGAATAGCAGGAAAAAACTTTAAAGTCAGCAAATAACCGCTGAAGAGTTTGAAaacaaatatggtatataataagTGTAGAATTCTTGTTTACTCATTTGTTGGGCCACATTTTAACGATGTGGCTGCCCTCTAGAAAGCTTAGACAGCTGCTTGACATGACTTGTTGTGACTTTCGCACGCGTTCCCATGCGCCTACATGGCTTTCTTTGTTGCTTGCGATGCGTTAATGTTGACAAAGCAATGTTGTGGACCCGACGTGCTTTGTCTTCTCACCTCATTAGCGGCATATAGAGGAGAAGAACATATAAATTTCTAATTAATAACATGCTTGCGTGTATGCATGTCTATACGTGTGTTTGGTGTTGGGTAAGCACTTCAAACACTCATCACCAGTAGCACAATCGTCTAGGGGATATTAAAATAAGAATtcttttctgaatttttttgcaattttaatttgcTACGCCAGTGTACGGGGCATTGGTTTCTGAGCCGCTCGTAAGAGATTGCTGCTGGCATCACAATGATCACAAACTAGTACGCATTATTGCTTATAATCCCGCCAGCTATTGACTATAAGTTCAGCGACCTccatatgtgtatatagaaaCCAggcatataattattataaatcattttttattcaataaattatttatttagattaaaGTGCGGCGCTTCATTCAAATCCAGATTTTTATCCATAATTTAGGTAAGGTTAGTTTATTTTGATTTGAGAAGGTTGATTTCAATAGATTGTTTTCCTGATCCAAAATATTAGTTTTCATTGAgtcttaaaaaaagaaatttctacGTTTTTCTCAAAGTTAGCCTCCATATTCGAAATAATTGCCTtattataaagggtgttttttatgtattttaattttatggctAAGAATCAAGCTTGATTATAAAGATAAGGATTTGCCAATAGGTTTAAAAAATGAGATGATGGTGAAAAGTATGGAGCGATTACATTCAGTTTTGAAACCAAATcacattttataattaattcaatttgttTACTCCACATATTGACCGAGATAACTACAGCCAAGTTTTCGTTCTACCTCTGCCTTCATAAATGCTtgagttatatatttgaaaGTAAAAGAAGAAGCTTGATTGTAGcacaatttcataaattttgaaacattgCAAAGAATACGAATTAAAAGCTCTATGAGCCGAGTTTGGTTAAAAATGGCCAAGTACTATCTGATTGTGACTTTACTCCTAGAATAGATCGGTACCACTACCATTATTCGTTTTTTTACTAGATTTACAttaggttatttttttaaaaaattatcacaCATTACCGAACATAACAGTTATATAGGAGGCGGACATAGTTATCGCCCAAATTTCTTGTATTTCCACATAAGAACatcaaaacaaaatgttttcaCCGAGCATAATTacactttatatatttgtaataatgcCAATTTGTAGGTGCGGCAGTGACCCAATACTACGAACAGAGAATCAAGTGACTCGTCTGCTAAATTTATAAAGATACAATATACATTCCAGCATCTATCGCGATAATGTAATGGTTTACCAaggcgaacaaaactattatactctatgtAAAATGGTGTCAGCATCCTGTTTAAAAATCCGACAGCGTCGTTGACATTATCCAGGCAATACACTGCATATCAGCATATTCAAGCCCTAAGCTGACAGTTTGTTGACCGTTCTAGCAAGTATAATGATATGTGCCGAAGTGCTTAAAGAGCTTTGATTGATTAcataattaagaaattttatgtGAATAATTGAagagttaaaaatattacaaaaggcTAGGAAGTGATTACTTATTCTTTTAAGgaataattgaatatatttgctaaaaaaaattacttttagatAATTACGTAGTATTTAAATTCTTTCCACAAACTAAACACTCTCTACGAAACagtttatgtatgtaaaaaatttccctttgtttggagtttttaaaaaattttcttctaaAACTGGTTAAAATGTGTCAACGTGCCAGTCTTCGCGGTTAACAAAGTTTCTAAAATTTCGATGAAtcaaaattacatacaaacCTCAGCAAATTTGGAAGAAGAAGTCTAGGAACTAGGCacgtacatatatgcttatGATACAAACTATTGTAGTCTACTAAGCAAAAGAGCAATGAAAGTTAATTTCTTCTTAGAAATCGCTCACTcactatttttattgtattggtaTATACTCgttaaaatgtgttttttataaCTTTGCTTTCCGGCGAATATAAATTAGCAATTTCTAGTCATTtcgtatgcaaatatttttgaaaagttattaTACCGCACTCACGAGCACTAAGTGTTATTTAGTTGTGATGGACCCAGTAGGAAAATTTAGGACTTTCGCACCGCTAGAAGTTGTGATTTTGCACCCGTGGcgttttaattagaaaaatggATAACagtttatatcaaaattttaatttttttagattacTTACTTTGGAACCAGACAAATATTCtcgattttaatatttaaaatatatccatATTAGATTGTAGTCACAAACAAAGTGACGGTATATAGTAAGTAAGCGGTGCTTAAAATTGTACAAACCGTTTGGAATAGTCTGCACTAGATTTGGTGGataatagtaaaatttttttaatttttaagtgggTTTTCTAGTCTAGAAATTTTAGAAAGTATAGCcttttagcaaaaaaattataaaagctaacaattgaattttttttaaatttattatgtgtACTCTTGAAATATGAATAtagaaatagtaaaaattgtgTACTAACAATGTCAATTGACTTTTTTATCACGCTCGACATTCGGACTTCTAAACTAGACCCTTAATACCAACATATGATAACTTAGGTGTGGAAAAATTAGTTAACAATAgttcaacatacatacatatcgtaAAATTTACTCAAGGTAATCCAataaatcaaacaaattttggtacaaattttattttctaggaAACTAGACACACCCTTACTTAACGTTATAGAAGGATTTCTGGTAGAGCCCAAACATATTTTCTCTACAGGGCTACCGCTTTGCATGAATTTGTCTTATTAGTCTCTTTTTAATCATGCTGCTCCTAGTATTGGAATTAACTAACGATAAGCTTTTTtgctaaaattgattttttaatttctatttgctTTAAAAGTTGAAAGTTCATTGAACCACTTTGGTTGTGGTTTTTGGTGAAACACatatttcttatacatatagatatgtatatttgtatatccgTACACAAACCTAAtacgtatttataaatatgtcgGTCTGCAATAAATACGCAATTCATTCATTAGACTTCAATATTTCCAGATTGTTGCAATTGACTCGCACACGTTGTTGAAaccatttttaaagtttatcaaagctgttgaaatttattagaataaataaatatgttgatgaCAAAGGTTTGTGAATCAGCAGTTTCTGTTTAAAGAgggtatttatttcaaaatttagctTGATGGCAAACACtgatttaaaacaagtaaggaaaagctAACCGaacattcaaaacttttacaacTCGGCTTTAAGTGTTGacaaaacttgattttaaaaatattacgaaagaattcaatattcattgtTCGTAAAAATTGTGATtggattacaattaaatttgtatcttattaacctATATTATGGGCCattgattaatttttgacattactcatattaacatatttatattgtacaatataactcatacactgaccgacTTATTCGGCATAAAGGTTGTTAGATTAAGATaatcattatatgtattatattggtCCTCGAATTACCCAATTTCACATAGTCtcgacattaaactatagtatattcaatattatacgttcagtttaTTTTGCTAAGATACTTTATTTATTGCCTAATAtatacggtaaaaagtcaaccggaagtttgaaaatcttatattaggcatatggaagatagggatagtattgacccggttttatttatttttagtaataccacatactattaacagaa
The sequence above is drawn from the Bactrocera oleae isolate idBacOlea1 chromosome 5, idBacOlea1, whole genome shotgun sequence genome and encodes:
- the LOC106615738 gene encoding uncharacterized protein DDB_G0287625: MLKAAASVAAVLLFVALVCAEPRKGLQQQVVQKQLRSGAAVAAPNHPYLFLTVPRANGNGHEVQGFKVVEIEDDDDEEEAAHKTTKFENDADSNDDEDDFEEDESNNANAANDEDDEDDDIVRNNNVEVNDDDDDDFEYNADDDDADNLNDENDINNNLVYLRSRAPHTPRLRSQLKNQGAVISTDDKRVSQLNAQLVLKNAKPTNMMVSREHAGAIMVPDGIIEIEGQSVVDEKTGKTALLVPRAALEAIPNGSVVALMEGSTTDNEEARANRVVVRRRRKGSRRNVVRRGGGKRRRRGGNRRRRVSNKRNNVRVYQVGGGAKRRRGNRRVARPVVLQG
- the LOC118682571 gene encoding micronuclear linker histone polyprotein — its product is MAKSKFCLFLALICAAALLGNVTAEKSISSADAIVEARNDEVAPELPQREADKIPSESLPAKSKLPANSAIVPVEVEDKTNEEQGKPVGEGEVAETEGAVIGADNKTENLELAVNADILKQPEMARLARHLNSFHNYQVYRAQKAAGKQRAANDIDDMEEDDGIVPEERAVRRRKRIYKRKANNNVRRTHHRKNVANRLNSANRQNQRVNSVRRRNKKNGAISRRRVSNGGNKRRSSSNKKQRKSSTSNKRRSSQNGLRKTKRKSSLKKRTQKNFNNGSPHFEEEQVVYPVHSLGNNVPQMIVILDGDKAETAIVGQTA